From Oryza sativa Japonica Group chromosome 4, ASM3414082v1, one genomic window encodes:
- the LOC9272266 gene encoding protein EI24 homolog, with protein sequence MESLASQAKPAAVLWLAGFLQAARLHRVVSFCASSRPLSARIAQCFLLNGFIFLGSLLTLKSVVIPILSWILPGDCSQLQGQHLCDHTVAVATYSFLRSVLIQIFYVLWFYPLYIFSFVLSTLWYNDIAKHALDVVKRKSLDATKALDAHTISESTEKPEGFDEVAIGIGEQVYSILLLTIFFIEVSVIGYIPYFGKPMNFLLLSLMYAYYCFEYKWNFFAVSLNERLDFFESNWAFFAGFGSPCVLPIFFFSPLTSYGVMAILYPLFVLTAAGTQAEKVIDQLKPSHGGKLQRIPVFFIAKRLTTQVLQLFPEVHKEQ encoded by the exons gtCTCCTTCTGCGCCAG CTCGAGGCCTCTGTCGGCCAGGATCGCGCAGTGCTTCCTGCTCAACGGGTTCATCTTCCTGGGGAG CTTGTTAACCCTAAAATCGGTGGTCATTCCAATCCTTTCGTGGATACTGCCTGGGGATTGCAGTCAGTTGCAAGGGCAGCATCTGTGTGATCACACAGTAGCTGTAGCGACCTATTCATTTCTACGCTCTGTTCTTATTCAAATATTCTAT GTATTATGGTTTTATCCACTTTACATCTTCAGCTTCGTGTTGAGTACACTTTG GTATAATGACATTGCTAAGCATGCTTTGGATGTTGTGAAAAGAAAGAGCCTAGATGCAACTAAAGCATTGGATGCTCACACCATATCTGAATCAACAGAGAAACCTGAAGGGTTTGATGA GGTTGCAATTGGTATTGGAGAACAGGTCTATTCAATTCTTCTTTTAACTATTTTCTTTATTGAG GTTTCAGTAATTGGTTACATACCTTACTTTGGGAAGCCTATGAATTTCCTGCTATTATCTTTGATGTATGCCTACTACTGCTTCGA GTACAAGTGGAACTTCTTTGCAGTGAGCCTGAATGAGCGGCTTGATTTCTTTGAGTCAAATTGGGCCTTTTTTGCTGGATTCG GTAGTCCATGTGTACTTccaattttcttcttctctcctcttacAAGTTATGGTGTAATGGCAATACTTTATCCACTG TTTGTATTGACTGCTGCAGGTACCCAAGCAGAAAAAGTAATTGATCAACTGAAACCTTCGCATGGAGGGAAACTGCAGAGAATACCTGTTTTCTTCATAGCTAAGCGACTAAC GACTCAAGTGCTGCAATTGTTTCCAGAGGTACACAAAGAACAATGA
- the LOC4335886 gene encoding uncharacterized protein produces MPTDAAAAAAASSPSPLLPPAPPSAARRRRRRLLTSPNPSVSSTSTSSSSSSSSSSSSSLSFPFAPFSPAPSPFHHRFLSPLRASAVPFSWEHRPGIPKTPARQHQHHRGGCGGGKVYSTPLPLPPSLLSSKVVVADEDRGGADRLAVSDDDDDAKAARRRSRRRHRRRLLQRPRRPAALAAALTDWLAVLSLYRSCTRSVDCLADAGQPPTTTTTTPAAKAG; encoded by the coding sequence AtgcccaccgacgccgccgccgccgccgccgcctcgtcgccgtcgccgctccttcctccggcgccaccttccgccgctcgccgccggcgccgtcgcctcctcacgTCCCCGAACCCCTCGGTCTCCTCGACCtcgacgtcgtcgtcatcgtcgtcgtcgtcgtcgtcgtcgtccagccTCTCCTTCCCGTTCGCTCCCTTCtcgccggcgccctcgccgtTCCACCACCGCTTCCTCTCCCCgctccgcgcctccgccgtgccCTTCTCCTGGGAGCACCGCCCAGGCATCCCCAAGACGCCCGCGCGCCAGCACCAGCACcaccgcggcggctgcggcggcgggaaggTCTACTCCACGCCGCTGCCCCTCCCGCCGTCCCTCCTCTCCAGCAAGGTGGTGGTCGCCGACGAagaccgcggcggcgccgaccgcctcgccgtctccgacgacgacgacgacgcgaaggccgcgaggaggaggagtcggcggcggcataggCGGAGGCTGCtgcagcggccgcggcggccggcggcgctggCCGCCGCCCTGACGGACTGGCTCGCCGTGCTGAGCCTGTACCGGTCGTGCACGAGGTCCGTCGACtgcctcgccgacgccggccagccgccgacgacgacgacgacgacgccggcggcgaaggccggGTGA
- the LOC4335887 gene encoding protein PSK SIMULATOR 1, translated as MDCYMLKSRRLVGVADAWSVDDGADGISGFPDAMSAAAHKQMVTGAEEAMLGKLELDSQSNLFSNSDDFLLSGSSKLGISASEDIDLPGKQGLPESTTDRPGSNGSSRVPRLRVLGTAGMAGFGKAVDILDTIGCLVTTSLSTDGGFISRAKTKGCPISILAFEVANTILKGATIMQSLSEDTVTYFKQVVLPSEGVQNLISSDMSVLMRIVANDKREELKIFSQEIVRFGNRCKDPQWHNLDRYFVKLESENPPQKQLKETAVAEMQKLMDLVHRTTDLYHELHALDRFEQDYRCKLTVKGNSYQKDNLPGENIEVVRIELKSQRNYVKSLKKRSLWSKTLEDIVEKLVDIVQYLHFEINASFGSSDEGELSSESTEDCQRLGPAGLALHYANIIIQIYSVVSRSGYIPPNTRDALYQGLPPRVRSALPNRLRTSSVPQELNIDQIRATMDKTLKWLVPMAINTTCARGFLRFSEWARSGTERVGRRPGQPDVVETLYHADKAKTEDYILDLVVWLHHLVNQSNRPANAKDKDKEQSTSPLTKSDLDKAQQE; from the exons ATGGATTGCTACA TGCTGAAATCAAGAAGGCTCGTTGGTGTCGCCGATGCGTGGTCCGTGGATGATGGTGCGGATGGCATCAGCGGATTCCCCGACGCGATGAGCGCCGCTGCACACAAACAGATGGTCACTGGTGCCGAGGAAGCCATGCTGGGGAAGCTGGAATTGGATAGTCAATCCAATCTCTTCTCCAATAGTGATGATTTTCTTCTTTCCGGGAGCAGTAAGCTGGGAATTTCCGCATCAGAAGATATAGATTTGCCTGGGAAACAGGGATTGCCCGAGTCGACAACAGACAGGCCTGGAAGCAATGGATCAAGCAGG GTTCCCAGACTAAGAGTGCTTGGAACAGCCGGCATGGCTGGATTTGGGAAGGCAGTTGATATTTTAGACACTATAGGCTGCTTGGTAACAACAAGCCTTAGCACAGATGGCGGCTTTATTTCCAGGGCTAAAACCAAAGGATGTCCGATATCAATTCTTGCTTTTGAGGTTGCAAACACGATATTGAAAGGTGCTACTATTATGCAATCTCTTTCGGAAGACACTGTTACATACTTCAAACAAGTGGTGCTTCCTTCTGAAGGCGTGCAGAATTTAATTTCCAGTGACATGAGTGTGTTGATGCGGATTGTAGCCAATGACAAAAG GGAAGAGctgaaaatattttcacaagAGATTGTCAGATTTGGCAACCGTTGTAAAGATCCCCAATGGCATAACCTGGACCGCTATTTTGTCAA GCTAGAATCGGAAAATCCACCACAGAAGCAGCTAAAAGAAACAGCAGTTGCAGAGATGCAAAAGTTGATGGATCTTGTTCATCGTACAACT GATTTGTATCACGAGCTGCATGCGTTGGATAGATTTGAGCAAGATTATCGCTGCAAGCTGACGGTAAAGGGAAATTCATATCAGAAAG ATAATCTTCCAGGAGAAAATATTGAGGTCGTGAGAATAGAATTGAAGAGTCAAAGGAACTATGTGAAAAGCTTGAAGAAAAGATCTTTGTGGTCCAAGACATTGGAAGAT ATTGTTGAGAAGCTTGTAGACATCGTGCAGTACTTGCATTTTGAGATCAACGCTTCTTTTGGATCTTCTG ATGAAGGTGAATTGAGTTCTGAATCTACTGAAGACTGTCAGAGACTAGGACCTGCCGGACTTGCATTACACTATGCAAATATTATCATACAGATCTATAGCGTT GTTTCTCGATCAGGATATATACCACCAAATACAAGAGATGCTCTCTACCAAGGATTGCCACCAAGAGTGAGATCGGCACTACCTAATAGATTAAGAACTTCGTCAGTGCCTCAGGAG CTCAATATTGATCAAATTAGGGCTACAATGGATAAAACATTGAAATGGCTTGTTCCAATGGCCATCAATACCACGTG TGCCCGAGGCTTCTTGCGGTTTAGCGAATGGGCGAGATCAGG GACTGAGAGGGTTGGAAGGAGGCCAGGCCAACCGGACGTGGTCGAGACGCTCTACCATGCGGACAAGGCGAAGACCGAGGACTACATTCTGGACCTGGTTGTCTGGCTTCACCACCTTGTCAACCAGAGTAACCGGCCGGCAAATGCAAAAGACAAAGACAAAGAGCAGTCCACCTCACCTCTAACCAAATCTGATCTTGACAAGGCACAACAAGAAtag